In Microbispora sp. ZYX-F-249, one genomic interval encodes:
- a CDS encoding pentapeptide repeat-containing protein, with protein sequence MRRLVPALVAALSLAFLFSLPATAAHAASAPCKPGSGAKLRGKDLTGATLPYSMRCADLTGAKLDAVDLTGKDLTGAVLRKASLKEADLGQAHLDYADLRGADLSEADLGQTRAKQANLRGANLADVDAVQAEFPHADLTGAVLTRAVLTQADLTDATLVDADLKDATLGQIKGRTADFTRAKLGEAKLGQAHLEHAVLRDADLSEAEFTQAELDGADFHGANVDKASFIQADDADLTGARGTPTGLPDDAVAPGATAEEDTAADETTAPAQDVPGKVVRPKGPSPALILVIVSGLGLSLTLILWGVAHRRKERFVAEMAVARHAAEEDVTRFGEEIDALDFEMKINQVSGPTYEWRAALDAYEAAKQALHVAQTPYDLQGAAVAVARGRQALHAVRSRLPGAGNR encoded by the coding sequence GTGCGTCGTCTCGTCCCTGCCCTCGTCGCCGCTCTGTCGCTCGCGTTCCTCTTCTCGCTCCCCGCGACCGCCGCTCACGCGGCGTCGGCTCCCTGCAAACCGGGCAGCGGCGCCAAACTGCGTGGCAAGGACCTCACCGGCGCCACGCTGCCGTACAGCATGCGGTGTGCCGACCTCACGGGAGCGAAGCTGGACGCCGTGGATCTCACGGGCAAGGACCTCACCGGGGCCGTCCTGCGCAAAGCCTCACTGAAGGAGGCCGACCTCGGCCAGGCGCATCTCGACTACGCCGACCTGCGCGGCGCCGACCTCAGCGAGGCCGATCTGGGTCAGACGCGGGCCAAGCAGGCGAACCTGCGCGGGGCGAACCTCGCCGACGTGGACGCCGTACAGGCCGAGTTCCCGCACGCCGACCTGACCGGCGCGGTCCTCACCCGGGCCGTGCTCACCCAGGCCGACCTCACCGACGCCACACTCGTGGACGCCGATCTCAAGGACGCCACGCTCGGGCAGATCAAGGGCCGTACGGCCGACTTCACCCGGGCCAAGCTCGGCGAGGCCAAGCTCGGCCAGGCCCACCTGGAGCACGCCGTGCTCAGGGACGCCGACCTGTCGGAGGCGGAGTTCACCCAGGCTGAGCTGGACGGCGCGGACTTCCACGGGGCGAACGTCGACAAGGCCTCCTTCATCCAGGCCGACGACGCGGACCTCACCGGCGCCCGGGGCACGCCCACCGGCCTTCCCGACGACGCCGTCGCGCCCGGCGCGACCGCCGAGGAGGACACGGCCGCGGACGAGACGACCGCCCCCGCGCAGGACGTGCCCGGGAAGGTCGTCCGCCCGAAGGGCCCGTCGCCCGCGCTCATTCTCGTCATCGTGTCCGGACTCGGCCTGAGCCTGACGCTGATCCTGTGGGGGGTGGCGCACCGGCGCAAGGAGCGGTTCGTGGCCGAGATGGCGGTGGCCAGGCACGCCGCCGAGGAGGACGTGACCCGCTTCGGCGAGGAGATCGACGCCCTCGACTTCGAGATGAAGATCAACCAGGTCAGCGGCCCGACCTATGAGTGGCGCGCGGCGCTCGACGCGTACGAGGCGGCCAAGCAGGCGCTGCACGTCGCCCAGACGCCGTACGACCTGCAGGGGGCGGCCGTGGCGGTGGCGCGGGGGCGGCAGGCGCTGCACGCCGTCAGATCACGGCTGCCCGGCGCCGGCAACCGCTGA
- a CDS encoding ROK family transcriptional regulator — MKTATPQLARAINDRLALDLLLERGPLTAPQLRALTGLSRPTVSDLIERLQVNGLIRVTGESGGDRRGPNARLYGIVADRAFVGGVDVRRDVVNVTVADITGATVGSATRPLGDNLPALVAEALTEAAGARAMHAVVIGAPGMVDPQTGDLSAGNVEPAWRPGLLPALRTLVDAPVTVENEVNLAAVAEHATGAAAGRDDFALLWLDDGVGAAVVLDGTLRRGASGGAGEIGFLGRLDIKVCDLLGAQAVCGLDLPALADRVATAAFTLVAVLDPGLVVLGGATSLAGGDPLAALVAERLTEVSPVPVHVRVSGIPDNPVLRGAVSTALSIARDAVFGQGRR; from the coding sequence ATGAAGACCGCGACGCCCCAGCTCGCGCGGGCCATCAACGACCGGCTCGCCCTCGATCTGCTGCTGGAACGTGGCCCGCTGACCGCGCCGCAACTGCGCGCGCTCACCGGCCTGTCCCGCCCGACCGTGTCGGACCTGATCGAACGCCTCCAGGTCAACGGACTGATCCGGGTCACCGGGGAGAGCGGCGGCGACCGTCGCGGCCCCAACGCCAGGCTCTACGGCATCGTCGCCGACCGGGCCTTCGTGGGTGGTGTGGACGTGCGGCGTGACGTGGTCAACGTGACGGTCGCCGACATCACCGGCGCGACCGTGGGCTCGGCGACGCGGCCTCTCGGCGACAACCTTCCCGCACTGGTCGCGGAGGCGCTCACCGAGGCGGCCGGCGCACGTGCCATGCACGCGGTCGTGATCGGCGCGCCCGGCATGGTCGACCCGCAGACCGGAGACCTGTCGGCGGGCAACGTCGAGCCCGCCTGGCGGCCCGGGCTCCTCCCGGCCCTGCGTACTCTGGTCGACGCACCGGTCACCGTGGAGAACGAGGTCAATCTGGCCGCCGTCGCCGAGCACGCCACCGGGGCGGCCGCCGGGCGGGACGATTTCGCGCTGCTGTGGCTCGACGACGGCGTCGGCGCGGCCGTCGTGCTGGACGGCACGCTCCGCCGGGGCGCCTCCGGCGGCGCCGGCGAGATCGGCTTCCTCGGCCGGCTGGACATCAAGGTGTGCGACCTGCTGGGCGCACAGGCCGTCTGCGGACTGGACCTCCCGGCTCTGGCGGACAGGGTCGCGACGGCGGCGTTCACGCTCGTCGCCGTGCTCGATCCGGGCCTCGTCGTCCTCGGCGGCGCCACCAGCCTGGCGGGCGGCGACCCGCTGGCGGCCCTGGTCGCCGAGCGCCTGACGGAGGTCTCGCCCGTCCCCGTGCACGTACGCGTGAGCGGCATCCCCGACAATCCCGTCCTGAGGGGCGCCGTCTCCACCGCTCTGTCGATCGCCCGCGACGCCGTCTTCGGGCAGGGCCGCCGCTGA
- a CDS encoding MFS transporter — protein MRDRHQRATALVFAVHGAVAGTLATRMPWLQEHHGITTAALGLILLCPPIGSFLTMPLTARLAYRFGARVTTRTLLALWCASLALPVLAPGPLWLVPGFLLSGAAAGMCDLAMNAQGVLVERRLGRPVMSGLHGMWSVGNLCGAGVGAMAAQAGLDARAHLLLVAVSLVAAGAAASRALLDDGPAPDEKPPSRFTLPPRAVLLIGLIGFFATFAERASGQWAAIYLTNVAGAGAGVAAAGYAVFTACMVAMRLAGDFVVRRLGPVATVRAGAVTAVLGGVIVVAFRTPAPVIAGFALFGAGVAVVVPLVFAAAGRVARTPAEGVAGVATITWMSGLVAPPVTGWLAGTFAFPFAFALVTCMLAAMIWPARALRPRPAAARVPVGAACAD, from the coding sequence ATGCGAGACAGACATCAACGGGCCACAGCCCTCGTCTTCGCCGTACACGGAGCGGTGGCGGGCACCCTCGCCACCCGGATGCCGTGGCTTCAGGAGCACCACGGCATCACCACCGCGGCCCTCGGGCTGATCCTGCTCTGCCCGCCGATCGGCTCCTTCCTCACGATGCCGCTGACCGCCCGGCTGGCCTACCGGTTCGGGGCCAGGGTGACGACCCGGACCCTCCTTGCCCTGTGGTGCGCGTCCCTGGCCCTGCCCGTGCTGGCGCCGGGGCCCCTGTGGCTGGTGCCCGGGTTCCTCCTGTCCGGCGCCGCCGCCGGGATGTGCGACCTGGCGATGAACGCCCAGGGGGTGCTCGTCGAGCGAAGGCTCGGCCGTCCGGTCATGTCCGGCCTGCACGGCATGTGGAGCGTCGGCAACCTCTGCGGCGCGGGCGTCGGAGCGATGGCCGCGCAGGCGGGCCTGGACGCCCGTGCGCATCTCCTCCTCGTGGCGGTGTCGCTGGTGGCCGCGGGCGCCGCGGCAAGCCGTGCGCTCCTCGACGACGGGCCCGCGCCGGACGAGAAGCCGCCGTCGCGGTTCACGCTGCCGCCGAGGGCCGTCCTGCTGATCGGACTGATCGGCTTCTTCGCCACCTTCGCCGAGCGGGCCAGCGGCCAGTGGGCGGCGATCTACCTCACGAACGTCGCCGGGGCCGGAGCGGGCGTCGCCGCGGCCGGCTACGCCGTGTTCACCGCGTGCATGGTCGCGATGCGGCTCGCCGGGGACTTCGTGGTGCGCAGGCTCGGGCCGGTCGCGACCGTGCGCGCCGGGGCCGTCACCGCCGTGCTCGGCGGCGTGATCGTGGTCGCCTTCCGCACTCCCGCGCCGGTGATCGCCGGGTTCGCGTTGTTCGGCGCGGGCGTCGCCGTCGTCGTGCCCCTGGTGTTCGCGGCGGCGGGCCGGGTCGCCCGGACCCCCGCCGAGGGCGTCGCGGGGGTCGCGACGATCACCTGGATGTCGGGGCTCGTGGCGCCTCCCGTCACCGGCTGGCTGGCCGGCACGTTCGCCTTCCCGTTCGCGTTCGCCCTGGTGACGTGCATGCTCGCGGCGATGATCTGGCCGGCGCGGGCACTGCGGCCGCGTCCGGCGGCCGCCCGCGTCCCCGTCGGCGCGGCGTGCGCGGACTGA
- a CDS encoding NAD(P)H-quinone dehydrogenase has product MTRIVIIGGGPGGYEAALVAAQLGAQVTVVEEEGPGGACVLTDCVPSKTLIASSVRKQALLDASSLGVRFDGGLDGDAGGVAVDMIDVNKRVKELALAQSNDIAARLAAEGVEVIRARGRLVDPQVVRAGDRTIRADVVIVATGAHPRVLPGAEPDGERILSWRQLYDLEELPEHLIVVGSGVTGAEFAGAYRSLGSQVTLVSSRDRMMPNEDADAAEVLEEVYRRRGMNVMGRSRAASVKRTAHGVVVTLEDGRTAEGSHCLMTVGMVPNTSGLGLEDNGVRLDRNGFIEVDKVSRTSAPGVYAAGDCTGVLMLASVAAMQGRIAVWHALGEAVQPIRLATVAANIFTDPEIAAVGVSQRQIESGEIEANVVKLPLATNARAKMQGFNDGFVKLFCRPNTGIVLGGVVVAPRASELILAVSLAVQHRLTVDQIAHTFAVYPSLSGSITEAARRLMSPLTAGGI; this is encoded by the coding sequence GTGACAAGGATCGTGATCATCGGTGGTGGCCCCGGCGGATACGAGGCGGCCCTGGTCGCCGCGCAACTGGGCGCCCAGGTCACCGTCGTCGAGGAGGAGGGTCCCGGCGGGGCGTGCGTGCTGACCGACTGCGTGCCGTCCAAGACCCTGATCGCCTCGTCCGTCCGTAAGCAGGCGCTTCTCGACGCGTCGTCCCTCGGGGTCCGCTTCGACGGCGGTCTCGACGGCGACGCCGGCGGAGTGGCCGTGGACATGATCGACGTGAACAAGCGCGTCAAGGAACTCGCGCTGGCGCAGTCGAACGACATCGCCGCCCGGCTGGCCGCCGAGGGCGTCGAGGTCATCCGCGCCCGGGGCCGTCTGGTCGATCCCCAGGTGGTGCGGGCGGGGGACCGGACGATCCGGGCCGACGTGGTCATCGTGGCGACCGGCGCCCACCCGCGCGTGCTGCCCGGGGCCGAGCCCGACGGCGAGCGCATCCTCAGCTGGCGGCAGCTGTACGACCTGGAGGAGCTGCCCGAGCACCTGATCGTGGTCGGCTCCGGCGTCACCGGCGCCGAGTTCGCCGGCGCCTACCGGTCGCTCGGGTCGCAGGTCACGCTGGTCTCCTCGCGGGACCGGATGATGCCCAACGAGGACGCCGACGCGGCCGAGGTGCTGGAGGAGGTCTACCGGCGGCGTGGCATGAACGTCATGGGCCGCTCGCGCGCCGCCTCCGTGAAGCGCACCGCGCACGGCGTCGTCGTGACGCTGGAGGACGGCCGCACCGCCGAGGGCAGCCACTGCCTCATGACCGTCGGCATGGTCCCCAACACCTCCGGGCTCGGGCTGGAGGACAACGGCGTGCGGCTCGACCGCAACGGCTTCATCGAGGTCGACAAGGTGTCGCGGACCTCCGCGCCCGGCGTGTACGCCGCGGGAGACTGCACCGGCGTCCTGATGCTCGCCTCGGTCGCCGCCATGCAGGGCAGGATCGCGGTCTGGCACGCGCTCGGCGAGGCCGTGCAGCCGATCCGGCTGGCCACGGTCGCGGCCAACATCTTCACCGACCCCGAGATCGCCGCCGTGGGCGTGTCGCAGCGGCAGATCGAGTCGGGCGAAATCGAGGCGAACGTCGTCAAGCTGCCGCTCGCCACCAACGCCCGGGCGAAGATGCAGGGCTTCAACGACGGTTTCGTGAAGCTGTTCTGCCGTCCGAACACCGGCATCGTGCTCGGCGGCGTCGTGGTCGCCCCGCGGGCCTCGGAGCTGATCCTGGCCGTGTCGCTGGCCGTCCAGCACCGGCTGACCGTGGACCAGATCGCCCACACCTTCGCCGTCTACCCGTCGCTGTCGGGCTCGATCACCGAGGCGGCCCGCCGCCTCATGTCCCCGCTGACCGCCGGGGGCATCTGA
- a CDS encoding gamma-glutamylcyclotransferase — MPVYAAYGSNMDPKQMAEWAPHSPMRGTGWLPGWRLTFGGEDVSWEGALATIVEDADEQVFVVLYDVPEWDEASLDRWMGTDLGLYRKVRLRVATLEGDVLAWSYVLDSYEGGLPSARYIGILAESAEKAGAPDDYVTWLRTRPCKKLGD; from the coding sequence GTGCCTGTTTACGCGGCCTACGGCAGCAACATGGACCCCAAGCAGATGGCGGAGTGGGCTCCCCACTCGCCCATGCGAGGAACGGGCTGGCTCCCGGGCTGGCGGCTCACCTTCGGCGGCGAGGACGTCAGCTGGGAGGGCGCTCTCGCCACGATAGTCGAGGACGCCGACGAGCAGGTATTCGTCGTCCTGTACGACGTCCCGGAGTGGGACGAGGCGTCCCTCGACCGCTGGATGGGCACCGACCTCGGCCTCTACCGCAAGGTCCGGCTCCGCGTCGCGACGCTGGAGGGTGACGTGCTCGCCTGGTCGTACGTGCTGGACTCCTACGAGGGCGGGCTGCCGTCGGCGCGGTACATCGGCATCCTGGCCGAGTCCGCGGAGAAGGCGGGCGCGCCCGACGACTACGTCACGTGGCTGCGCACCCGGCCCTGCAAGAAGCTCGGCGACTGA
- a CDS encoding purine-nucleoside phosphorylase produces the protein MTPYDLAAEAATTLRNLTGISSFDVALVMGSGWVPAADAIGETVAELAVTKLPGFSPPAVAGHAGTVRAVRTSAGLNALIFLGRTHLYEGRGVEPVVHGVRTAVAAGVRTVVLTNAAGGLRPETQNVGDPVLISDHINLTGDNPITGATFIDLTEVYSKRLRDLARAVDPTLAEGVYVAFRGPTYETPAEIRMLRTLGGDLVGMSTVLEAIAAREAGAEVLGISLVTNPGAGLVGEPLNHEEVLEVGRATAARMGVLLAQVVDKL, from the coding sequence GTGACCCCATATGACCTGGCGGCCGAGGCCGCGACCACGCTGAGGAACCTCACCGGCATCTCTTCCTTCGACGTCGCCCTCGTCATGGGCTCGGGCTGGGTCCCGGCCGCGGACGCGATCGGCGAGACGGTCGCCGAACTCGCGGTGACGAAACTGCCCGGGTTCTCCCCGCCCGCGGTCGCCGGTCACGCGGGCACGGTGCGGGCGGTGCGCACCTCGGCCGGGCTCAACGCCCTGATCTTCCTCGGCCGTACGCACCTCTACGAGGGCCGCGGGGTGGAGCCGGTGGTCCACGGGGTGCGCACGGCCGTCGCGGCCGGGGTGCGCACGGTCGTGCTGACCAACGCGGCGGGCGGGCTGCGCCCGGAGACCCAGAATGTGGGCGACCCGGTTCTGATCAGCGATCACATCAACCTCACCGGCGACAACCCGATCACCGGCGCGACGTTCATCGACCTCACCGAGGTGTATTCGAAGCGCCTGCGCGACCTCGCGCGTGCGGTGGACCCCACGCTGGCCGAGGGGGTGTACGTCGCCTTCCGCGGCCCGACGTACGAGACGCCGGCGGAGATCCGCATGCTGCGCACGCTCGGCGGCGACCTGGTGGGCATGTCCACCGTGCTGGAGGCGATCGCCGCGCGGGAGGCCGGGGCCGAGGTGCTCGGGATCTCCCTGGTCACCAACCCCGGCGCGGGCCTGGTGGGCGAGCCGCTCAACCACGAGGAGGTCCTGGAGGTCGGCCGGGCCACGGCCGCCCGCATGGGCGTCCTGCTCGCCCAGGTCGTCGACAAGCTGTAG
- a CDS encoding phospho-sugar mutase has translation MTDLVRLAGQWRDQDPDPETRAELDAVLERDDLAALEDRFGAKLEFGTAGLRGALGAGPNRMNRVTVMRAAAGLARVLGPGRHVVIGYDGRHKSDVFAADTARVLTGAGLRASVMAAKWPTPVLAFAVRHLGADAGVMVTASHNPPQDNGYKVYWGDGAQIVPPIDEEISAAIDAVGRVDALPLGEGWRTLGHDDIVVPYLRALAALPIGDARDIAVAYTPLHGVGGTTVSEAFRAAGFEVPVMVSRQAMPDPDFPTVAFPNPEEPGAMDLALELAAATRADLVIANDPDADRCAAGVPLPGGGYRMLTGDEVGGLLAEHVLRHTSGDDRLVATSIVSSSLLARIAAEHGVRHAETLTGFKWIMKSGPGLVFGYEEALGYSVGSDAGLPVHDKDGVGAALVVAGMAAAAKRDGRSLLDLLDDQARRYGLHATAQLSVRVEDLSLIAQAMERLRTHPPMELAGRTVESAEDLSRGVAGLPPTEGLRYRLSGGARVVVRPSGTEPKLKCYLEVVVPVEGEDVAPARARAAQDLEALKKDLSVALGL, from the coding sequence ATGACCGATCTCGTACGGCTCGCCGGACAGTGGCGTGACCAGGACCCCGACCCCGAGACGCGGGCGGAGCTCGACGCGGTCCTGGAGCGCGACGATCTCGCCGCGCTTGAGGACCGCTTCGGCGCCAAGCTGGAGTTCGGCACGGCGGGCCTGCGCGGCGCGCTGGGGGCCGGGCCGAACCGGATGAACCGGGTCACGGTGATGCGGGCGGCCGCCGGGCTGGCCCGCGTCCTCGGCCCCGGACGCCACGTGGTGATCGGCTACGACGGGCGGCACAAGTCCGACGTGTTCGCCGCCGACACGGCCCGCGTGCTGACCGGGGCGGGTCTGCGCGCCTCGGTCATGGCCGCCAAATGGCCGACCCCGGTCCTGGCGTTCGCCGTGCGCCACCTGGGCGCGGACGCGGGCGTCATGGTCACCGCCTCGCACAACCCGCCCCAGGACAACGGCTACAAGGTCTACTGGGGCGACGGCGCGCAGATCGTGCCGCCGATCGACGAGGAGATCTCCGCCGCCATCGACGCGGTCGGCCGGGTGGACGCGCTGCCGCTGGGCGAGGGCTGGCGGACCCTCGGCCACGACGACATCGTCGTGCCGTACCTGCGGGCACTGGCCGCGCTCCCGATCGGCGACGCCCGCGACATCGCGGTGGCGTACACGCCCTTGCACGGCGTCGGCGGCACGACCGTCTCCGAGGCGTTCCGCGCGGCGGGCTTCGAGGTGCCGGTCATGGTGAGCCGGCAGGCGATGCCCGACCCGGACTTCCCCACCGTGGCGTTCCCCAACCCGGAGGAGCCGGGCGCGATGGACCTCGCGCTCGAACTCGCCGCCGCGACCCGCGCCGACCTGGTGATCGCCAACGACCCCGACGCGGACCGGTGCGCGGCCGGCGTCCCGCTGCCCGGCGGCGGCTACCGCATGCTCACCGGCGACGAGGTGGGCGGCCTGCTGGCCGAGCACGTGCTGCGGCACACCTCGGGGGACGACCGGCTGGTCGCCACCTCGATCGTGTCGTCGTCGCTGCTCGCCAGGATCGCCGCCGAGCACGGCGTGCGGCACGCCGAGACGCTGACCGGATTCAAATGGATCATGAAGTCGGGCCCCGGGCTGGTCTTCGGCTACGAGGAGGCCCTGGGCTACAGCGTCGGGTCGGACGCCGGCCTGCCGGTCCACGACAAGGACGGCGTGGGGGCCGCCCTCGTCGTCGCCGGGATGGCCGCCGCCGCCAAGCGGGACGGCAGGTCGCTGCTCGACCTGCTGGACGACCAGGCCCGCCGGTACGGCCTGCACGCGACCGCCCAGCTGTCGGTCCGGGTCGAGGACCTGTCGCTGATCGCGCAGGCCATGGAGCGCCTGCGCACGCACCCGCCGATGGAGCTGGCGGGCCGGACGGTGGAGTCCGCCGAGGACCTGTCCCGGGGGGTGGCGGGGCTGCCGCCGACCGAGGGCCTGCGCTACCGCCTGTCCGGCGGCGCCCGGGTCGTCGTCCGGCCCAGCGGCACCGAGCCCAAGCTCAAGTGCTACCTGGAGGTCGTCGTACCGGTCGAGGGCGAGGACGTCGCGCCCGCCCGGGCCAGGGCCGCGCAGGACCTGGAGGCCCTGAAGAAGGACCTCTCCGTCGCCCTCGGCCTGTGA